One Ignavibacteria bacterium genomic window carries:
- the panC gene encoding pantoate--beta-alanine ligase: MKVVKEVRAMQEISEFNRLTYKKIGFVPTMGYLHEGHTSLILKAKEECDIVVVSIYVNPTQFLQGEDFETYPRDFDKDYEMCKNAGADYIFYPDNLQMYKRNHMTNIMISTITNRLEGEIRPGHFIGVATIVLKLFNVVKPHKAYFGQKDAQQVVVLKRMTNDLNLDVEIITCPTIREENGLAKSSRNTYLTDAERNDAAILYAALEKGKDWVLKRSEDLTTEEIKELMRDVIDETVKDAKVQYIAITDNELLNEIKDINGYKGEVLISLAVKMGKTRLIDNIVFSKN, translated from the coding sequence ATGAAAGTAGTCAAAGAAGTCAGGGCAATGCAGGAAATTTCGGAGTTCAACCGTTTGACTTACAAGAAAATCGGTTTCGTTCCCACAATGGGTTATCTTCACGAAGGACATACTTCTTTGATTCTGAAAGCAAAAGAAGAATGTGACATTGTTGTTGTGAGCATTTATGTCAACCCGACACAGTTTTTGCAGGGAGAAGATTTTGAAACTTATCCGCGAGATTTCGATAAGGATTATGAAATGTGTAAGAACGCGGGAGCGGACTATATTTTTTATCCCGATAATCTTCAGATGTATAAAAGAAATCATATGACTAACATAATGATTTCAACAATTACAAACAGACTCGAAGGAGAAATTCGTCCGGGACATTTTATCGGAGTTGCTACAATTGTTCTGAAGCTTTTCAACGTTGTTAAACCTCATAAAGCATACTTCGGACAAAAAGATGCACAGCAGGTTGTAGTTCTGAAACGCATGACAAATGATTTGAATCTTGATGTCGAAATAATTACCTGCCCCACAATACGCGAAGAAAACGGTCTTGCAAAAAGCTCGCGAAATACTTACCTGACCGATGCAGAAAGAAATGATGCTGCGATTTTATACGCCGCGCTTGAAAAAGGAAAAGATTGGGTGCTTAAAAGAAGCGAAGACTTAACAACTGAAGAAATAAAAGAATTAATGAGAGATGTAATTGATGAAACCGTAAAAGATGCAAAAGTACAGTATATTGCAATAACTGACAATGAACTTTTGAACGAAATTAAGGATATAAATGGTTATAAGGGTGAAGTATTGATTTCACTTGCCGTAAAAATGGGAAAAACACGGCTTATTGATAATATTGTTTTTTCAAAGAATTAA